The genomic DNA ATGCCGGTGAGCGTACTTTCGACGGTCCTGAAACAGGCCGAGCCGCAGATCGAAGAGACGTTTTCGATTCTGACGGAGGACCAATGACCGGCGAGGGCGCTTCTACCTCCGTCCAATTCCTCCAGGAGCGTGTCGAGTACCTGGAGGAGATGAATCGCAGGTACATGTCGATACTCGACATGCTCACCTCCAGCGGCGACTATCATGGCGAACTCGCCCGCGCCCAGGATACTCCCGGAATATTTCACGCCACCCTGAACCAGGTGCGCCGCCTTCTTCCTTTCGGTACCATGGGATGTTTGGAATCCCTTGATGACGGAAGCTTCGACCTTTCGGCCTGTTTACCGGAAGATTGCAGTGAGTCGCTGCAGCAGGAGGTGGATCGGAAGATACTGGACGGCACTTTCGCGTGGGCCCTCAACCGTAACCAGGCTATTCTTCTTCCGCTGGACGACAGCCGAAACCTGCTTCTGCACGTAATAGCGACACGTTCGCGGATTCGCGGAATGTTCGCCGGTATTCTTCCCCAGGCATCTGCATCGGTGGACGCCGCTGCGCTCAATGCCCTTTCCATAGTCTTCTATACGTGCTCTCATGCCCTCGAAAGCACCATGCTTTATAATCTCCTTCGCCAGAATATGGTCAACCTGGAGGAACGTGTAGAGGAGCGGACGCGCGAGCTCGAAGTGGCGCGTCGTCAGGCTGAGGCGGCCAATACCGCAAAAAGCGAGTTCCTTGCAAACATGAGCCATGAGATCCGGACGCCGATGAACGGTGTTATCGGAATGACTGAACTACTTCTCGAAGGGGGACTTCCACCTGAGCAGGAGCGGCAGTATCTTCGGATCATCAAGGATTCGGCTGACAATCTGATGCTCATCATAAATGACCTCCTTGACCTTTCAAAGATAGAGGCGGGTAAGCTGGAGCTGGACAAAGCGCCCTTCATGCTCCGCACGACGGTAGGAAGCCTTCTGCGATGCCTTGCGGCGCGGGCGGGACAGAAGGGTGTCGAACTAGTCTTCACCCCCGAGGCGGCTGTTCCGGACCGGTTGATAGGCGACGGCGCACGGCTTCGCCAGGTGCTGATAAACCTCGTCGGAAATGCCATAAAGTTCAGCGACAGGGGGGAGATCGAGACGTCCGTCAGGGTTGCGGAGAGCGAAGGCAGCCTTCGTCTCCACTTCTCCGTTACGGACCAGGGCATCGGTATCGCTCCGGAAGCCTGCTCACGTATATTCAACGTCTTCGAGCAGGCGGATTCCTCCACTGCAAAGAGCTTCGGCGGGACAGGGCTAGGGTTGGCGATCTGCAGGCGGCTCGTGGAGTTGATGGGGGGGGAGATATGGGTCGAGAGCCGGGTCGGTGTCGGGAGCACCTTTCATTTCACCGTCACCGTGGAGCCGGAAGAATGCTGTACCTCTGATGGCATCGTCACTACTGTGCAGGGGAAACGGGTACTTGTCGCCGACAGAACGGGACAGAACCGGAACATGCTCGCCTCCTTCATGACAGGCTGGGGGATGTGTCCGTTAACGGCCGGGAGCATAGCGGAGGTGATGCATGCCGTACAACAGCACCGGGAGTCCCTCGATCTCGTTCTCATAGATCTGCAGTTGCCTGGAGTGGAGCAGCTTGATGCATTGTGGGACCGGGTGAACCTGCCGATGATCCTTATGGGTAGCGCAGCTAATGCAGGGAGAGGAGAGACGCTTCAGCGGCGGAAATGCTCGGCGTACCTGGCGAAACCAATCGTTCATGACGAACTGCGCGAGACCCTGGAAATGCTCTTTTCGAAGGGGGACGAGGCACAACTTTTACCCGAGTCGGACCGCTCCGGCCATCAGTTGCCCTCGTTATCCATCCTGGTGGCTGATGATGTTGAAGCAAATCGTGAGCTGGCAAGAGCAATACTGGAGAAGAACGGACATCGTGTGACTCTTGTTCCCAGCGGTCGGGAGGCCATCGAAGTGACTGAGACCATAGACTTCGATGTAGTGCTTATGGACGTACAGATGCCGGAAGTCGACGGCCTTGAGGCCACCAGAACCATCAGGCGGCGTGAGGCCGGCAACGGTGGACATCTCCCCATTCTTGCATTGACGGCGTACGCAGCGAGGGATGACAGGGAAAAATGCATCGCAGCAGGTATGGACGGTTATGTGTCCAAACCCTTCAAGGCGGAGGAGTTGCTGAGCGCCGTAGCTTCGCACTGTGGCCGTTCAATTTCTCTTGTCGAGTCACCGCCGGTTGTTTCCAGAGAAGTTGAGGTCGAGGGGGAACATCTGGCCATATTCGACCGTTGTGGGCTGCTATCCCGCCTGGGCGGGCAGGAAACTCTTTTCCCCCGTTTTATCGGCCTGTTCCGGACAGGAGTCGCGGAACGATGGGAAAAGTTGTCGGAGGCCGCCCAGCGCAAGGACGGAGAAGAAATGCGGGTGCACAGCCATTCCATCAAGGGGGTTGCGGCCAACATCGGAGCCTCACGGGTTGCCGATGTGGCGAGTCGTATAGAGAAAGCGGTTCTCGCCAATGAACTGCCTGAAGCCTTGTCACTCCTTCCCGCACTCCGCAGCGAACTCGATGCGTTCGCGCGGGTTACCGAGGAGATCATGCCATGACTGCCGTCTGCATACTCATTGTCGATGATGAGCCTTTGAACCGGGAGTTGTTAGCAACAATGCTGAGCGACGGCGCACAGACGCTCCATGCTGCCGACGGGCAGGAGGCGCTGGATGTCCTGGCTGCTAATCCCGGAGTGGATCTGATTCTCCTCGATCTGGAGATGCCTCGCATGGACGGGTATGAGACCCTTCAGGTGTTGAAGAAACATCCGGTCTGGAGGGACATACCGGTGATAGTAATAACCGCTAGCAGTAATGATGTGAAGCGTACGCTGGCGTTGGGAGCCAATGATTTCCTTCCGAAACCGTGCGATGTCGAGGAACTGCAACTGCGGGTAAGGAATCATGTCAGGTCGAAAAAGCTTCTCGATCTGACCAAGGATGTGAATGTGGTCCTTGAACGGGAAGTAGCCCATAAAACCGCAGCCCTGCAGAGTGCGCTCGATTTCTCCCGTGCAACCGAATATGAGATAAGCCTTCGACTGGGCCGGACGGCTGAGTTTCGCGACCTCGAAACCGGCATGCACACCCGCCGGATCAGCGAGATGGCAGATGCGCTAGGGACCTTGGCGGGGCTGCCTGCTGAGGAATGCAAAGTGCTCCGGTACGCCGCTCCGCTTCATGATGTGGGGAAGGTAGGGATTCCCGATCGTATACTTCTGAAACCGGGAAGGCTGGACGAGCAGGAATTTGAAATAATGAAACTGCACACGCAGATCGGCGGCAAAATTCTCGCCCATGCAGAAAAATATCCGGTGTTGGACGCGGGACGTATTATCGCGCTTCAGCATCATGAAAAATGGGACGGAACGGGATATCCGTTAGGATTGAAGGGAGAGGGAATCCACCTTTACGGCCGCATAGTGATGGTGGTTGACGTATTTGACGCCCTTTGTTCCGCCCGCCCCTACAAAAAACCCTTCACACTGGAACACACCATAGGGATCCTGAAAAAGGAGAGTGGAATCTTTTTCGATCCGGCTCTTTTGCAGCTGTTTCTGGATAATTTGGAGCAGTTCGTGGTTATCCGGCGGGAGCTTGAGGATACTATGGAGGTGCAATCAATCTCACCGGCGGCCTCGGGGGCTAAATGGATGGCCGGCGGATAATGGAAAGGAGAAAGAATGGCGGAATATAGATGTCTTGTAGCGGACGATGACGAACTGGGGAGAGAACTGATAGCACAGTATCTGGATGGTTTAGCGGTATGCACTATGGCGGAAAACGGTCGCCAGGCCGTAGACAGCTTCGTGGCGGCCAAGGCCAAAGGGGAGCCCTTCGATCTTGCCATTCTCGATATCGTTATGCCGGAGATCGACGGCCATGCGGCAGGAAAGGAAATTCGGCGGATTGAGCGGCTGGAGGGAGTGCCTGTTTCACAGCAGGTAAAGATCATTATTCTTTCGTCCCGCAATGCTCCCCAGGACATAATGGAGTCTTTCATGTCGGCCCAGTCGGCGGCGCACCTCGTGAAGCCGGTGGAACCTGCGAAGCTGCGCGAGACGCTTGGAAAACTTGGAATACGAAAGCGTGCCTAGCGGCAGAGGATCATGATCTGCCTGAAGGTAATTCTGAAGCCATGTTGCGTGCCTGTCGCTAAAGATCCTTCACGCGGAAAGTCAGGGGGATGTCCACGCTTATCTCTTCACCGGGGATCGAGTCTGGAACGGCGGGAAATGTCCCGGCGTACCTGACGGCTCGTAATGCCGCATTGTCGAGCACGGTATAGCCGCTCGATTTTACAAGCTCTACATGCTTCACAGATCCGTTGCGCCTCAATACGCACACCACGAGAGATCGCCCCTCGATTCCAGACTTCAGTGCGACCAGCGGATACTCCTTGCGCCGCTCAACAAGGTGACGCACCGAAGCTGCATAGGAGTTTCTCAGGTCGAGGAGGGGAGAGCGTTCTGCGCGCGGTTGTGCCTGTATGGATCGAAAGGTTGCTGTATCTCGTTTTACCCGCCATAATTTCTCTCCTCCTTCCTCTGATCCACGCGAGATACGTTCCGGACGGGGCGCTGCGGGTGAGGAACTTACCGCAGCCAGTGAATCTCGCATCTCCGTAATCACCACTTTGTTCTCCCGCTGCTGTCCGATTTCGGAATGACGTTCCTCATTGTTGATCTGTTGGGGAGTTGGAGGAGGTGGGAGCGCGCGATGCTGTGTGATCTTCATCTGTTTTATCGGCTGTTCCTGCCCCTTCTGCTTTTCCCTATCCCACATGAGAAGCAGTGTGATCGCCAGTATCTGAAGAACCAGGAACAGCGCGAGAAACTTTCCTCCCCGTAATGTGCTTAAGCCTTTTCCTGAGTGCTTGCTTCGGGAGCGCGTTTTTATCTCCCGATAATCATTGAGATCCTTTGAATTTATGGAATTCGACATCTGCCATTCCTTTCGATAGCTCGGCAAACTGATACAGAGCCGGACAATGCACTTCGAGTTACGGATGGGAAAAGTGTAGCCTGAAATGAGCATCATTCAACTGGATCAGCTGTGGGTGAGGGTGGAGAACAATCCCGAATGGAAGCGCTAATGGGGGGCCAGGATCTCGAAAATGTATATGATGATTTCTATGGCAATGAGGGCGATTATGATGATCTCCAGGCGGGATGCCCGGATGGCGTGGCTTAGAGTGGAAAAGACTTCTGTTATGTCCATTAGTGTCTCGGATTTGTGTTTGATCTCCTGGTAGCGCTGATTGAGCTCGAACATGTTTGCCATAGTAAGATATAGACGGTCTGCCTCGGGGTTGTCCCAAGTGATCTCCGGCTTGTCGAGAATCATCACCGATGCTATGGAACTGTATTTGAAGCTTAAAATCTGTGAAGCAAGCCGTCCAAGTTTCTTGTCCGGGACGGTGAGCTTTCCCTGGTGCAGGAGCGCTATCATTCCCTCCATCTCATCGAGCACTTTGTCCACTTGCTCTTCGATCCTTTCCAGCGCCACCGATTTTGCGATAACAAAAGCAATAATATCGACAAAAGCAGTATTATAGTGGGACATCACCGCATAATCATTGGTGATGGCCAGGGCGCCGGTATTTTCTATGCGAAGCGAATAGTGGTCTTGGTATTTCAGGCTGGGAAGGTCGGCAAAAATGTCGCTGATGTTCCTCATCTCCCGGAAGAAGAGTTGCAGGACATCAGAAGGGCAGTCAAGAAACACGACGCCGCCAAAGAAATAAAGGTACACCTGTGGTTTTCCGGTTTCGCCAGGGGAGAGCGCCTGCATCGTCAATGGATCGAGCAGGAGCGGCTCTTCCCATCGGAGCTTCCTGGTAATGCCGAACCGTGGACCGAACTTGTTAAGATCGATCTCGCCAGCACATGCGTATGCTATGAAATGATGCTGCTGCATCTGCTACCTCTGGAATGGACTCGCTGAAGTTTTTGAAGATTGAATAATCTATCATGCCCCATGGGTTGTTTCCATAATATCATTGCTTGGCAGCGACCGGAAAGGTACAGAAAAGGGCACAGACAGTTCACCAGGTAGACGCCTTTTTGCTTGACAATGGGCAGTCGGCTGCGGTATACAGTCAACTTTACCGGAGGCGGGGTGAAATATCCTCCTAGGGATCCAAGGAGGTTTTTCTTGCTTCTGGTGCAACATTCAGGCGGTGTAGCTCAGCTGGTTAGAGCATACGGCTCATATCCGTAGTGTCCGGGGTTCAAGTCCCTGCACCGCCACCAATTTTCAACCCCCTCCTTTCCCAGGTGGGGGTTTTTTGCATTCTGCCGCCGCCGGAGAGGCCGGGATCAAATGCTGAAAACGGTGCTTGCGTCGATAACTGAATATGGACTTTTTGTCCCTGGTGCTGCGATAGTCGTTGCCGTTTCCGGTGGGGCCGACTCGGTGGCTCTTCTTGATATCCTCTCCAGGCTCCCGGATTACAAGTTGCGTCTTGTGATCGCGCACCTCAACCACCATCTGAGAGGCAATGAATCGGATGAAGATGAACAGTTCGTCAGAGGGTTGGGAGACCGGTACCGGGTGCCGGTGGAGACTCGAGGAGTTGACGTAGCGAAGGTTGCCCGTGATAAGGGCCAGTCACTCGAAGAGGCGGGGCGGAAATGTCGGTACGACTTTTTCGCAGCGGTCGCTGAAAAACATGGTGCTTCTGTAGTGGCAGTCGCGCATCATGCGGATGATCAGGCTGAGACGGTTCTCATGCGGCTACTGCGCGGCAGTGCCGGGACCGGGCTCTGCGGAATGCTTCCGCTGTCCCAGGATGGACGGATAGTGCGGCCCCTGCTGGGTGTTACGAGACGGGAGATAGAGGAATACCTGTCCGAGCGGGCTATTCCCTTCAGAACTGACAGCAGTAATGCCGACCCCCGGTTTCTTCGCAATCGAGTCCGACATGAACTGCTTCCCCTTCTTTCCACTTACAACCCTGCGGTGTCCAAGCGACTTACGGCTACAGCCGATGCTTTGGCCGCCGATGAGGATCTACTGGAGCGGCTTGCAGCCGAGCTTTTAGACCGGCATGCAGAGGTGTTGCCTGGCCGGGTGCTTTTGCGGGCAGCAGGGGTGAGGGAAGAACCCCGTGGGGGCAGGCTGCGGCTTTACCGTCATGCATTGCGCCACCTGAAGGGCGATCTTCAGCGAATAGGCTATTCCCATCTGCAGGAGACCGACCGACTCCTTTTTTCTCCTCGGCCGCATCTTTCGCTGAACCTGCCAGGGGTGACGGTGGAAAAAAGCTACGGTTCTGTTATCTTCACTCTTTCGGACTGCTTAACCCACTGGGAAGGCTTCGACATTGAGATCGGCGGCCAAGGGCTCTTCAGCCTCAAAGGTTGCGGATTCCTTGAAGTGACTGTCCAGGTGGATGCCCCCGGCGAAAATGGAATGAAAAGCTCCGCCCTGATCGATCTCGGAACCGCCCCTTTTCCATGGTGCATACGTACATTCCGAAACGGTGACCGTTTCATTCCTTCAGGGATGTCAGGACACAAGAAGGTGAAAGACCTTCTCATGGAGGCGAAGGTTCCCAGATCGGATCGGCGCCGAGTGCCGCTGCTCTATTGCGGTGACGATCTTCTCTGGGTCTGCGGGATACGCAGGTCGGCGGTTGCTCCAGTTACCGCTTCAACCCGGCTTGTTGCCAAGGCGATGTTCATCCCCGATAGAGGTAAACCCGCTTGTAAAAGCGGTGTTGATATGATATCTAATCCCACTTAAAGTACATTTATTCAACCACTTCAACTAAAGCGCACACGCTGCTGCGCGCTCAACGCATCAAGGGGGTATCCTTGAATCAATTTTATAAGAACCTGGCGCTCTGGCTCGTGATCAGTCTCATGATGATCCTGCTCTTCAACCTCTTCAACAAGCCGAAGCCAAACCAGGAAAGGCTCAATTACAGCGAATTCATCGCGGCTGTGGATGCGGGCAAGGTTGGATCGGTCACCATCCAGGGCAACGATGTCATCGGCAAGTTCACCGACGGCAAGGAGTTCAGGACCTACAAGCCTTCGGATGCAACCATATCCGAGACACTGCTTGATAAGAAGATAGCTGTATCGGCACGGCCCGAAGAGGAGAAATTCTCCTGGTTTTCGATTTTCGTGTCCTGGTTCCCGCTGATTCTGCTAGTCGGGGTGTGGATATTCTTCATGCGGCAGATGCAGTCCGGTGGAGGAAAGGCGATGTCGTTCGGCAAGAGCCGGGCAAAGCTCCTGACTGAAGCGCAGGGAAAGGTGACGTTTGAAGATGTTGCCGGCATCGAGGAGGCAAAGGAGGAACTGGAAGAAATCATTTCCTTTCTCAAGGATCCGAAAAAATTTACCAAGCTCGGCGGGCGAATCCCCAAAGGAGTGCTCCTGATGGGACCTCCGGGCACGGGTAAAACCCTTCTGGCCCGTGCCATTGCAGGAGAGGCAGGCGTTCCTTTCTTTTCCATTTCGGGTTCCGATTTCGTCGAAATGTTTGTCGGGGTCGGAGCTAGCCGTGTTCGTGATCTTTTCGTCCAGGGCAAAAAGAGTGCTCCGTGCATCATATTTATCGATGAGATAGATGCAGTGGGGCGTCACCGCGGCGCAGGGCTCGGCGGTGGACATGACGAGCGGGAGCAGACCCTCAATCAGCTGCTTGTAGAGATGGACGGTTTCGAATCCAACGAAGGGGTCATTCTTATCGCTGCGACCAACCGCCCTGATGTACTTGATCCGGCACTGCTCCGGCCTGGGCGTTTCGACCGACAGGTAGTAGTGCCGCGTCCAGACGTGAAAGGGCGCGAGGAGATTCTCAGGGTGCACACAAAAAAAACGCCGCTGGGATCCGGAGTCGATATGGGAGTTATCGCACGTGGAACTCCCGGATTTTCCGGTGCCGACCTTGCCAATGTGGTCAACGAGGCAGCTCTGCTGGCTGCACGAAAAGGCAAGAACGCAGTTGATATGCAGGATTTCGACGATGCCAAGGATAAGGTTCTTATGGGGGTCGAGCGGCGGAGTATGGTGATTTCCGAGGAGGAGAAAAAGAATACCGCCTACCACGAAGCAGGCCATACTCTTGTGGCGAAACTTATACCAGGCACCGATCCGGTGCACAAGGTCTCCATTATTCCCCGTGGGCGCGCTCTCGGTGTGACGATGCAGCTTCCGATCGAGGACAAGCACAGTTACTCGCGAGAGGCTCTGCTCAATCGGATCGCAGTGCTCATGGGGGGGCGCGCGGCGGAGGAGATTGTTTTCAATACTATGACCACGGGTGCCGGCAACGACATTGAGCGAGCCACCGAGATTGCCCGCAAAATGGTCTGTGAATGGGGAATGAGCGACAAACTCGGCCCTGTCAGTTTCGGTAAAAAAGATGAGCAGATTTTTCTCGGCCGGGAAATGGCAACACAAAAAAACTACAGCGAGGCTACTGCTGTCGAGATCGATGTCGAGATCAGGCGTATCGTCGATGAAAATTATGCCCGGGTTCTGCAACTTCTGAGGGACAAGATCGATGTCCTTCATAAGCTTTCTCTGGAACTTATCGTGAAAGAGAATCTCTCAGGAGACGAGGTCGACCGTATCATTAAAGAGGTTTCGCTTGCAGGAGCGCCTCAGGCTACTCCTCCCGTACCTTCTGTCTGATGAAGTGTGCCATGCGGCTGTTGTCGGTGAGGTCCCTGGCAGATGCACAGCGGGACCTCGCTGCACTGGGAATCGATCCGTTCTCCCTGCGCAGTTTCGCTCCCAAAATGCTCTACCGGGTGGTGAAGGTAGACGGGGTAAATCTCGACGATGTGGCCCTTTTAAGAAAGGAGCTTTTGGCTCTCGGAGGAGACGTCGCAGTCGGCCGCAGTGGAGTGGAGGAAACTGGCAGGACGACCGCCATCCTTATGGGATCCGACAAGCAGATGCGAAAGCTCTGCTCCTTCCTGTCCGGTTTCCAACTTGATTTTTCGACATTCGCCAACGACCTGCTCAGGCTGCTCGATAACGAGGCGAATCTACAGCGCCACTGGCATGTCGGCGGGAAAATTCTCGAATTTTCCCGCCGTTTGTGCATCATGGGCATTCTGAACCTCACGCCGGATTCTTTTTCGGACGGTAACAGGTACCGATCTGTCGACGAGGCGGTTGAGCGTGCATTGCAGATGGAGGAGGATGGCGCCGATATAATCGACGTGGGCGGAGAAAGCACCCGTCCTTTTGCGCCACCTGTATCGGAACTGGAGGAGTTGCGCCGGGTGCTGCCTGTGCTGGAAAAGCTCAACGGGCGCCTTAAGGTGCCAGTTTCGATTGACACCTACAAAGCTGCTGTAGCCAGGGAAGCGATCGCTGCCGGAGCCGCCATTGTCAACGATGTAAGTGGGTTCACATTTGACCGGCAGATGGCGGAAACGGTGGCAGAGACCGATGCCGGAATGGTGCTCATGCACACGCGCGGCCGGCCACATGAAATGCAGAAGGATACTAGGTATAAGGCACTCGTCGACGAGGTGATACATGATCTTCGCGCGGCGGTTGGCCGAGCAGTGACCGTGGGCATTGATGCACAGCGTATTGTGCTGGACCCAGGAATCGGCTTCGGCAAGGACGTACGCGGCAATCTCGAAATTCTGGGAAGGCTATCCGAATTCGGAGTGCTGGGACGTCCCATACTCATAGGAACTTCGCGCAAGGGTTTCATCGGCAAAGTCCTCGACCGTGAAACCACCGAACGTGCCTTCGGGACTGCGGCAACCGTGGCGCTTGCAGTAGCCGACGGCGCCTCAATTTTCAGAGTTCATGACGTACGGGAGATGCGTGATGTCGTGGATATGGCCTTTGCCATAACGAGGCAGATGACACCTCCACACTAGTCATGAGAGGCAAATTATTTTCTGGTGGAACGAATGACCGAGATACTGCAAAATTCCGGGTGGCTCTTCGATCTACTGGATGTGGCTGTGGTGGCTTTTCTCATCTACAAGTTCCTCCTTCTCATCAGGGGAACTGTCACGTTCCGGCTGGTCCTCGTTCTCGGGTTGTTATTCACACTTTACGCCTCGTCGCAGATCACCGGGCTAAAGACTCTCGGCTGGTTGCTCAACAACCTTTTTTCCTCCGTAATTCTCGTCCTGGTCATCATTTTCCAGCATGACCTGCGTCGTGCTCTCGTCACCATCAGCCGGAAACAGTCAAACCGCGGTGGAGATGAGGGGGGCGAAGTCATCGAGCAGCTTGTGAATGCGGCACAGGCGCTTTCCGATAAGAAGATCGGCGGCTTGATGGTGCTTGAGAGAGAGATGCCTCTCGACGGCTTCCTGGAGGTAGGTACCGAGATTGATGCCAAAGTGACTTCAGAGATCATAACCTCGATATTTCTGCCCTATTCTCCGATCCACGACGGGGCTGTCATTATTCAGAAGGGGAAATTGACCAAGGCCGGATGCTTTCTTCCGCTTACCCAGAACCCGGAGATCAGCAAGACACTTGGAACCCGCCATCGCGCTGCCATCGGGCTCACCGAAATTGTCGACGCAGTTGTCATCGTTGTTTCGGAGGAGACCGGCAAGATATCGGTGGCGATAGGGGGTGGGGTTCTGCGAGATCTGGAGCCGCCCCGCCTTCGCAAGGTGCTCCGGCAACTACTTGAGGGGAGGTGGCTGAAATGAACCTCCCGGCTCGTCTGCCTAAGAATTCCGGGCTTATTGTACTGTCGCTTTCACTCGCGTTTGTGTTGTGGCTGTTCGTTAATTATGATAGAGAATCCGAAACGGAGATGACCGTACCTGTTCGTGTAGTTAATGTCCCGCAAGGGCTGGACGTGACCAACCAGCTCCCCCACCATCTCGTAGTTCGGGTTGCGGGGCCGCGGATACAGCTGATGCGGCTGGTGCCCGAGCGGTTGACCGTTTCTCTCGATCTGGGGAATCTCCGTGAGGGGACTGTTGCCTTTCCGGACCTCGGGAATGCTGTGCCCGTTCCGCGAGAACTTCGGGTTACCAGGATCTATCCCTCGATGATAGAGATCGAGCTCAGGAAGGCGGGGCGACTCCGCCGGAATTAAAACCTCTTCTGTTGCGCGCGCAGCCTGAAGACAAGGAGAGAGTAATGAAGAAGCTTTTCGGGACCGATGGCGTTCGCGGTGTCGCCAACGTCTACCCGATGACAACTGAGATGGCGATGCAGCTCGGAAGAGCAGCGGCGTACATGTTCCGCAACGGCCACAGACGGCACCGTATCGTTATCGGTAAAGATACGAGACTTTCAGGCTACATGATAGAAAACGCCCTTGTGGCCGGTATCTGCTCCATGGGGGTCGATGTTCTTCTGGTCGGTCCACTGCCGACGCCCGGAATTGCCAATATCACTTCCTCCATGAGGGCCGATGCGGGGGTTGTCATCTCCGCCTCACACAACCCGTTCCAGGATAACGGCATCAAGTTCTTTTCACGAGACGGGTTCAAGCTGCCGGACGAGATGGAACTGAAAATGGAGGATCTGATATTCTCCAAGAAGATCGACTCTCTTCGTCCGATTGCGACCGAGGTCGGTAAGGCCTATCGGATTGACGATGCCGCGGGACGTTACGTAGTCTTTTTGAAGAGCACGTTCCCAAAGGATCTCGACCTCGCCGGTATGAAGATCGTCCTGGACTGCGCCAATGGAGCTGCCTACAAAGTCGCGCCGGCGGTTCTCGAGGAACTGGGAGCGGAAGTAATCACCATCGGAGCTAAACCGAACGGAACAAACATCAATGCCGGGTGTGGATCACTTCATCCCGAGGTTATCAGCGAAGCAGTGAAGGAGCACAGGGCGGACCTGGGAATTGCCTTGGATGGAGACGCAGACCGGGTCATCTTCGTGGATGAGTTCGGCAACGAGGTCGATGGGGACCAGATCATGGCTATCTGCGCCACCGAGATGATCCGGCAGAAGAAGCTTCGCAAGAACACAGTAGTAGCTACCGTGATGAGCAATATGGGACTCGACATCGCAATCAAGAAAGCGGGCGGAAAGATCGTCAAGACCGCGGTCGGCGATCGCTATGTAGTTGAGGAGATGCGCAAAGGGGGATACAACCTGGGGGGAGAGCAGTCCGGGCACATGATATTCCTGGATCACAACACTACAGGGGACGGGATGCAGTCGGCGCTCCAGGTTTTGGCCATCATGCGACGCAGGAAACAGACGCTCGCGGAGCTGGCGGAGGTGATGATTCCGCTCCCTCAGGTGCTTGTCAATGTGCGGGTGCCCGAAAAAAAGGACATCATGACCCATCCCGAGATCGCCAAACTCGTGAAGGACATCGAGGCAAAGCTGAAGGACGAAGGTCGCCTGCTGGTGCGTTATTCGGGTACCGAACCGCTTCTGCGCATAATGCTAGAAGGTCAGGACAAGTACCAGATAACCGGCTGGGGCAAAGAGATCGCCGATCTCGTCGAAAAGAAGCTGGGGGGAAAGTAAATGGCGAGACTGGGAGTAAATATCGATCACGTAGCAACGATCCGTCAGGCCCGGGGGGGACGCGAGCCGGAC from Geobacter sp. DSM 9736 includes the following:
- the tilS gene encoding tRNA lysidine(34) synthetase TilS; this encodes MLKTVLASITEYGLFVPGAAIVVAVSGGADSVALLDILSRLPDYKLRLVIAHLNHHLRGNESDEDEQFVRGLGDRYRVPVETRGVDVAKVARDKGQSLEEAGRKCRYDFFAAVAEKHGASVVAVAHHADDQAETVLMRLLRGSAGTGLCGMLPLSQDGRIVRPLLGVTRREIEEYLSERAIPFRTDSSNADPRFLRNRVRHELLPLLSTYNPAVSKRLTATADALAADEDLLERLAAELLDRHAEVLPGRVLLRAAGVREEPRGGRLRLYRHALRHLKGDLQRIGYSHLQETDRLLFSPRPHLSLNLPGVTVEKSYGSVIFTLSDCLTHWEGFDIEIGGQGLFSLKGCGFLEVTVQVDAPGENGMKSSALIDLGTAPFPWCIRTFRNGDRFIPSGMSGHKKVKDLLMEAKVPRSDRRRVPLLYCGDDLLWVCGIRRSAVAPVTASTRLVAKAMFIPDRGKPACKSGVDMISNPT
- the ftsH gene encoding ATP-dependent zinc metalloprotease FtsH, with amino-acid sequence MNQFYKNLALWLVISLMMILLFNLFNKPKPNQERLNYSEFIAAVDAGKVGSVTIQGNDVIGKFTDGKEFRTYKPSDATISETLLDKKIAVSARPEEEKFSWFSIFVSWFPLILLVGVWIFFMRQMQSGGGKAMSFGKSRAKLLTEAQGKVTFEDVAGIEEAKEELEEIISFLKDPKKFTKLGGRIPKGVLLMGPPGTGKTLLARAIAGEAGVPFFSISGSDFVEMFVGVGASRVRDLFVQGKKSAPCIIFIDEIDAVGRHRGAGLGGGHDEREQTLNQLLVEMDGFESNEGVILIAATNRPDVLDPALLRPGRFDRQVVVPRPDVKGREEILRVHTKKTPLGSGVDMGVIARGTPGFSGADLANVVNEAALLAARKGKNAVDMQDFDDAKDKVLMGVERRSMVISEEEKKNTAYHEAGHTLVAKLIPGTDPVHKVSIIPRGRALGVTMQLPIEDKHSYSREALLNRIAVLMGGRAAEEIVFNTMTTGAGNDIERATEIARKMVCEWGMSDKLGPVSFGKKDEQIFLGREMATQKNYSEATAVEIDVEIRRIVDENYARVLQLLRDKIDVLHKLSLELIVKENLSGDEVDRIIKEVSLAGAPQATPPVPSV
- the folP gene encoding dihydropteroate synthase codes for the protein MRLLSVRSLADAQRDLAALGIDPFSLRSFAPKMLYRVVKVDGVNLDDVALLRKELLALGGDVAVGRSGVEETGRTTAILMGSDKQMRKLCSFLSGFQLDFSTFANDLLRLLDNEANLQRHWHVGGKILEFSRRLCIMGILNLTPDSFSDGNRYRSVDEAVERALQMEEDGADIIDVGGESTRPFAPPVSELEELRRVLPVLEKLNGRLKVPVSIDTYKAAVAREAIAAGAAIVNDVSGFTFDRQMAETVAETDAGMVLMHTRGRPHEMQKDTRYKALVDEVIHDLRAAVGRAVTVGIDAQRIVLDPGIGFGKDVRGNLEILGRLSEFGVLGRPILIGTSRKGFIGKVLDRETTERAFGTAATVALAVADGASIFRVHDVREMRDVVDMAFAITRQMTPPH
- the cdaA gene encoding diadenylate cyclase CdaA, giving the protein MTEILQNSGWLFDLLDVAVVAFLIYKFLLLIRGTVTFRLVLVLGLLFTLYASSQITGLKTLGWLLNNLFSSVILVLVIIFQHDLRRALVTISRKQSNRGGDEGGEVIEQLVNAAQALSDKKIGGLMVLEREMPLDGFLEVGTEIDAKVTSEIITSIFLPYSPIHDGAVIIQKGKLTKAGCFLPLTQNPEISKTLGTRHRAAIGLTEIVDAVVIVVSEETGKISVAIGGGVLRDLEPPRLRKVLRQLLEGRWLK
- a CDS encoding YbbR-like domain-containing protein is translated as MNLPARLPKNSGLIVLSLSLAFVLWLFVNYDRESETEMTVPVRVVNVPQGLDVTNQLPHHLVVRVAGPRIQLMRLVPERLTVSLDLGNLREGTVAFPDLGNAVPVPRELRVTRIYPSMIEIELRKAGRLRRN